Genomic window (Leptospira bouyouniensis):
AATGAATTATAATCTGTAATTTGTCGAAGTGCAAAATAGGGATTTTCGACTTTAAAAGGATTCCCATCAATTTCGAGTACACCTGGTTCACCTGTAATGAGATGTGAGGGATCAAATCCAATCACTGAATAACGAGAATCATATTGGTTGTCTCCAGCAGATTCTAAAAGGAAACAGTTTTCATACTTCTCTTCAATCACTCGAAAAAGTTCCCAAAACTCGATCCCTTCTGGCAAATTTAAAGAAGTGTAATTGGGTTTTTTAGGAATGGAGATTTTCGGAAGTGATTGGCTCATAGTGTACTCAATGTTTGTTACCAAGATTCATTTCGAATCAAATTTAGAAATAAAAAAGGCAGGACCGGATTCCGGAACCTGCCTTTTCTTCTTTCAGATTAGAATCCGATTTTAGAGATTTTTATTTGCGAAATCCCAATTCACTAAATTCCAGAATGCTTCTACGTATTTTGGACGGGCATTACGGAAATCAATGTAGTATGCATGTTCCCAGACATCAATTGTGAGTAGTGCTTGCAAACCATCTTTTAATGGACTTCCAGCATTACTTGTGTTCACGATTTCTAATCCGTCACCTTTTTTCACAAGCCATGTCCAACCGGATCCAAAGTTTGTTACAGCAGATTGTGTAAATTTTTCTTTGAAAGCATCAAACGAGCCAAAGGATTTTGTGATGAGGTCTGCCACTGCTCCTTTTGGAGCCCCTCCACCATTTGGAGACAATGAATGCCAGTAAAATGTGTGGTTCCAAACCTGAGCTGCATTATTGAAAATACCGCCAGAAGATTTTTTCACGATGTCTTCTAAACTTGCACTTTCAAATTCAGTCCCTTTGATGAGATTGTTTAGATTTGTAATGTAAGTTTGGTGGTGTTTTCCATAGTGAAACTCTAATGTTTCAGCAGAAATATGGGGAGCGAGTGCATCCTTTGCATAAGGAAGTTCTGGGAGTTTATGTTCCATTGTGGTCTCCTGATGGATTCAAGTGTATTTGTATTTTGTCTCTAGTCTCATTCACAAAAGCAAATCGTAAACTAAAAAAGTAGAATGATTCTAATCATTCCCTCTATCAATTTCGACTGACGGTAGAACGAACTGTCTTCAATAATTTTAAAATTTCTGAGTGTAAAACTCCATTGGAAGCCACCAACTCAGGAAGTCCTGTATAGTAATGGACTCCATTTAAGTCAGTTAATTTCCCACCCGCCTCTGATAAAATCACAGAAATAGCAGATACATCCCAGTGTTTTACGGTTTTTTCCCAAATCGCATCCATCACACCTTCTGCAATGAAACAGGAATCCAAAACAAAAGATCCTGTGCGCCGAAAGGATCGGGCATAAGTCAAAAATCCAGAAAGGTCTGCCATGATCTCTTGGATCATATGAGCTCGTTTTGTGGGAAGGTTTGGTGAAAAAATGGCGCGGTTGAGTTCTGATACTCTCGAGGTTACAATCTGTTCCCCATTTTTGAATGCCCCTTCTCCCATCACGGCTGAATATACCGATTCTTGCGGTGGGACGATGACTACCCCACCTACTGGAGTTTCTCTATGTTCCAAACCAAAGGAAATGGCATAAAGTGGCAACCCTCGTACAAAATTCATCGATCCGTCTACCGGATCAAGAATCCATTTGAATTCACCTCCATCGATAGGAGGTTTGTCTTCGCATACGATTCCATCTTTGGGGAAGGACTTTTGTAAAAAACGTATTAGAATGTCACCTAACTTACCGTCTGCGGCATCAATCCTATCCTTTTCATCTGCATCAGTATCTGACCGAATTGCTGAAACTTCTCTTTGGATTTTTTTGGCTTCATGGATGATACCCATGGCATTGGCTTTGACATATTCGATGCGTTTGATAGTTTCATCGACGGGAAAATTGATCGTTGGTGAA
Coding sequences:
- a CDS encoding superoxide dismutase: MEHKLPELPYAKDALAPHISAETLEFHYGKHHQTYITNLNNLIKGTEFESASLEDIVKKSSGGIFNNAAQVWNHTFYWHSLSPNGGGAPKGAVADLITKSFGSFDAFKEKFTQSAVTNFGSGWTWLVKKGDGLEIVNTSNAGSPLKDGLQALLTIDVWEHAYYIDFRNARPKYVEAFWNLVNWDFANKNL
- a CDS encoding inositol monophosphatase family protein — its product is MGISSPTINFPVDETIKRIEYVKANAMGIIHEAKKIQREVSAIRSDTDADEKDRIDAADGKLGDILIRFLQKSFPKDGIVCEDKPPIDGGEFKWILDPVDGSMNFVRGLPLYAISFGLEHRETPVGGVVIVPPQESVYSAVMGEGAFKNGEQIVTSRVSELNRAIFSPNLPTKRAHMIQEIMADLSGFLTYARSFRRTGSFVLDSCFIAEGVMDAIWEKTVKHWDVSAISVILSEAGGKLTDLNGVHYYTGLPELVASNGVLHSEILKLLKTVRSTVSRN